The proteins below come from a single Dendropsophus ebraccatus isolate aDenEbr1 chromosome 15, aDenEbr1.pat, whole genome shotgun sequence genomic window:
- the LOC138774083 gene encoding hemoglobin heart muscle subunit alpha-type-like isoform X2 → MKMIYIYLTSLRLFQSHPETKSFFSRFDVSPGSQDLLTHGGKIFNAIGEAAKNLDSLNKYQDLHTNKLKLNAGHIKLLNAAIVEVLGARYGGDFVQAAWEKFLNEVAGILTSS, encoded by the exons AtgaaaatgatatatatatatctaacatCATTGAG GCTTTTCCAGAGTCACCCCGAGACTAAGTCATTCTTTAGCCGCTTTGACGTGTCTCCTGGTTCTCAGGACCTCTTGACCCATGGAGGAAAGATTTTCAACGCTATTGGAGAAGCCGCTAAAAACCTGGACAGTCTGAACAAGTACCAAGACCTCCACACCAACAAGTTGAAGCTCAACGCTGGTCACATAAAG CTCCTCAATGCCGCCATCGTGGAGGTGCTTGGCGCTCGATACGGTGGAGACTTTGTCCAAGCTGCCTGGGAAAAATTTCTCAATGAAGTTGCCGGAATTCTGACTTCTAGCTAA
- the LOC138774083 gene encoding hemoglobin heart muscle subunit alpha-type-like isoform X1 has translation MGLSDSEKAAVSSLWDKIAPDASKLGAESMSRLFQSHPETKSFFSRFDVSPGSQDLLTHGGKIFNAIGEAAKNLDSLNKYQDLHTNKLKLNAGHIKLLNAAIVEVLGARYGGDFVQAAWEKFLNEVAGILTSS, from the exons ATGGGACTCTCTGACAGCGAGAAGGCAGCCGTCAGCTCCCTTTGGGACAAGATCGCTCCAGATGCCAGTAAGCTGGGGGCCGAATCCATGAGCAG GCTTTTCCAGAGTCACCCCGAGACTAAGTCATTCTTTAGCCGCTTTGACGTGTCTCCTGGTTCTCAGGACCTCTTGACCCATGGAGGAAAGATTTTCAACGCTATTGGAGAAGCCGCTAAAAACCTGGACAGTCTGAACAAGTACCAAGACCTCCACACCAACAAGTTGAAGCTCAACGCTGGTCACATAAAG CTCCTCAATGCCGCCATCGTGGAGGTGCTTGGCGCTCGATACGGTGGAGACTTTGTCCAAGCTGCCTGGGAAAAATTTCTCAATGAAGTTGCCGGAATTCTGACTTCTAGCTAA